A genomic stretch from Salarias fasciatus chromosome 18, fSalaFa1.1, whole genome shotgun sequence includes:
- the LOC115405112 gene encoding acetyl-coenzyme A synthetase, cytoplasmic-like produces the protein MVVPESQDKMYYPPEDLQRDAHVPDFNSYLALYRKSLDNPEAFWKDIAGEFFWKKPATGPMLQYNFDVTKGSIYVKCMEGAKTNMCYNVLDRHVREGNLGDKVAYYWEGNSPDRHETITYRQLLSQVCRCANVLKQMGVKKGDRVSIYLPMIPELVYTMLACARIGAIHSVVFAGFSSESLCERIMDAQSSVLVTADGVFRGEKLINLKQIADEALQKCREKDSCSVTKCVVVKHHVLRTRSGAACNKLQTPWDAEYDVWWDEAMTDSPEECEPEWLDAEDPLFILYTSGSTGKPKGVLHAVAGYLLYTSLTFKYVFDHHHDDVFWCTADIGWITGHSYITYGPLANGATSVLFEGIPVHPHVGRFWEIIEKYRVSKFYTAPTAIRLLMKYGREPLQKYDLSSLRILGTVGEPINPEAWQWYHEAVGQGRCPVVDTFWQTETGGHVLAPLPAATPLKPGSATFPFFGVEPTILNEHGEELEGEAEGYLVFRRPWPGIMRSVYRNHERFENTYFKKFPGFYVTGDGCRRDKDGYYWITGRIDDMLNVSGHLMSTAEVEAALAQHPSVAEAAAVSRPHTVKGECLYCFVTLKDSREFNRTLEEELKRLVREKIGPIATPDFIQNAPALPKTRSGKIMRRILRQIARNDHDLGDLSTLADPKVVEVLFSQRREAAA, from the exons ATGGTTGTTCCTGAGTCCCAGGACAAAATGTACTACCCTCCTGAGGACTTGCAGAGGGATGCTCACGTGCCTGATTTTAACTCCTATCTGGCACTGTACAGGAAATCTCTTGACAATCCAGAAG CTTTCTGGAAGGACATCGCTGGTGAGTTCTTCTGGAAGAAACCTGCAACAGGGCCAATGCTGCAGTACAACTTCGACGTGACAAAAGGGAGCATCTATGTCAAATGCATGGAGGGTGCCAAAACCAACATGTGCTATAATGTCTTGGACAGGCATGTGAGGGAGGGGAACCTGGGTGACAAGGTGGCCTATTACTG GGAGGGGAACTCACCAGACCGCCATGAGACCATCACGTACCGCCAGCTGCTCAGCCAGGTCTGCCGCTGCGCCAACGTGCTCAAGCAAATGG GCGTGAAAAAGGGAGACCGGGTGTCCATTTACCTGCCCATGATCCCAGAGCTCGTTTACACCATGCTGGCCTGTGCCAGGATCGGTGCCATTCACTCAGTCGTG TTTGCAGGCTTCTCCTCCGAGTCGCTGTGCGAGCGGATCATGGACGCTCAGAGCAGCGTCCTGGTGACAGCAG ACGGCGTTTTCAGAGGGGAGAAGCTGATCAACCTGAAGCAGATCGCGGACGAGGCTCTGCAGAAGTGCAGGGAGAA AGATTCATGCAGCGTCACCAAGTGTGTCGTGGTCAAACACCACGTGCTGAGGACCAGAAGCGGCGCCGCTTGCAACAAGCTACAG ACCCCCTGGGACGCGGAGTACGATGTGTGGTGGGACGAAGCCATGACCGACTCTCCGGAGGAGTGTGAGCCCGAGTGGCTGGACGCCGAAGACCCGCTGTTCATCCTCTACACCAGCGGATCGACCGGCAAACCCAAG GGCGTTCTCCATGCCGTCGCTGGCTATCTGCTCTACACCTCGCTGACCTTCAAGTACGTTTTCGACCATCACCATGACGACGTGTTTTGGTGCACGGCCGACATCGGCTGGATCACCGGCCACTCCTACATCACGTATGGCCCCCTGGCGAACGGCGCTACCAGCGTTCTG tttgaaGGGATTCCCGTCCACCCTCACGTCGGCCGCTTCTGGGAGATCATCGAGAAGTACCGAGTCTCTAAGTTCTACACGGCTCCCACGGCGATCCGCCTGCTGATGAAATACGGCCGCGAGCCGCTGCAGAA GTACGACCTCTCCAGCCTGCGGATCCTGGGCACCGTGGGCGAGCCCATCAACCCGGAGGCGTGGCAGTGGTACCACGAGGCGGTCGGTCAAGGCAGGTGTCCCGTGGTCGACACGTTCTGGCAGACGGAGACG GGAGGTCACGTCCTGGCTCCTCTccccgccgccacgccgctgAAACCCGGCTCGGCC ACTTTTCCTTTCTTCGGAGTGGAGCCGACCATCCTGAATGAGCACGGAGAGGAGCTGGAAGGCGAGGCCGAAGGTTATCTG GTCTTCAGGAGGCCCTGGCCCGGAATCATGCGCTCAGTGTACAGAAACCACGAGCGCTTTGAGAACACCTACTTCAAGAAATTCCCCGGTTTTTATGTGACCGGTGACG GCTGCAGGCGGGATAAAGACGGATATTACTGGATCACCGGGAGGATCGACGACATGCTGAACGTGTCAG GTCACCTGATGAGCACGGCCGAGGTGGAGGCGGCTCTGGCCCAGCACCCGTCCGtggccgaggcggcggcggtgagccGGCCGCACACGGTGAAGGGAGAGTGTCTGTACTGCTTCGTCACGCTCAAAGACAGCCGGGAGTTCAACCGcacgctggaggaggagctcaaGAGACTCG TGAGAGAGAAAATCGGACCAATCGCGACGCCGGACTTCATCCAAAACGCCCCGGCGCTTCCCAAAACTCGCTCAG gaAAGATCATGCGCCGGATCCTCCGTCAGATCGCCCGAAACGACCATGACCTGGGTGACCTCTCCACGCTGGCCGACCCCAaggtggt
- the LOC115405115 gene encoding NADH dehydrogenase [ubiquinone] flavoprotein 2, mitochondrial-like, producing MFLSAAVRSAVSQAARQVRSLHQSAARAGAGGIFVHRDTPDNNPDTPFEFTEENKKRIEAIISMYPHGHKQAATIPVLDLAQRQHGWLPISAMNKVAEVLEVPPMRVYEVATFYTMFLRQPVGKYFIQICTTTPCMLCNSDSILEAIQNKLGIKVGETTADKMFTLIEVECLGACVNAPMVQINDNYYEDLTPKDIEDIIDELKAGRVPPPGPRNGRFSCEPAGGLTSLTEPPPGPGFGVRADL from the exons atgtttctgtctgctgctgtccgCTCTGCGGTGTCCCAGGCG GCCAGGCAGGTGAGGAGTCTGCACCAGTCTGCCGCTCGCGCTGGAGCTGGAGGCATCTTCGTG caCAGAGACACTCCCGACAACAATCCCGACACCCCGTTTGAGTTCACTGAAGAGAACAAAAAG AGGATTGAGGCCATCATTTCCATGTACCCTCATGGACACAAGCAGGCAGCCACCATCCCAGTGCTGGATTTAGCTCAGAGGCAACACGGCTGGCTCCCCATCTCGGCCATGAATAAG gTGGCCGAAGTGCTGGAAGTGCCTCCGATGAGGGTGTACGAAGTAGCCACGTTTTATACCATGTTCCTCCGTCAGCCTGTGGGAAAATACTTCATTCAGATCTGCACAACAACACCCTGCATGCTCTGCAACTCCGACAGCATCCTGGAAGCCATCCAAAACAAACTGG GTATCAAAGTGGGAGAAACCACGGCGGATAAGATGTTCACGTTGATAGAGGTGGAGTGCCTGGGCGCCTGCGTCAACGCCCCGATGGTCCAGATCAACGACAACTATTAT GAGGATCTCACACCCAAGGACATCGAAGATATCATCGATGAGCTTAAAGCCGGCAGAGTCCCACCCCCAGGACCCAG GAACGGCCGCTTCTCCTGtgagcctgcaggaggactgaCGTCTCTGACCGAGCCGCCGCCGGGACCGGGATTCGGCGTCAGAGCCGACCTGTAG